A genome region from Triticum aestivum cultivar Chinese Spring chromosome 2B, IWGSC CS RefSeq v2.1, whole genome shotgun sequence includes the following:
- the LOC123039565 gene encoding uncharacterized protein yields the protein MQKYQYGQTDRQNRSPNAPPTPPSLPPFSHQPPKTLEQGQKPQSHSHGLSLFLVRRDRCRGRAPARRPPHLPLQLRRPPPLLRGVGGPQGLGPRGSRAAGGRLGRLGPPPGQEPKTSSGSSVVALEVPEGATACWALPPAKTSSGSCVVALGVPEGATACWGLLPVNATDSSRGITLVALAVPAGAMDLIPSKTMDASRGSGVVTVAVPEGAKVLLHANTTNRDSSRVISLVELAVPEGTMDLPCKTMRRRAGTASSRSPCRRALRVAGGSSKPAQPRARPGAASWRSRCLWAPRAAGAFSRPTPPRCRVGTC from the exons ATGCAAAAGTATCAGTACGGACAGACAGACAGGCAG AATAGATCACCCAACGCGCCCCcaacccctccctccctccctcccttctccCACCAACCTCCCAAGACCCTAGAGCAAGGGCAAAAACCCCAAAGCCACAGCCATGGCTTATCCCTTTTCCTCGTCCGCCGCGACCGCTGCCGGGGCCGTGCTCCTGCCCGTCGGCCACCCCACCTCCCGCTCCAGCTCCGgcggccgcctcctctccttcGCGGCGTCGGAGGACCGCAAGGTCTCGGCCCTCGTGGCTCTCGCGCTGCCGGAGGGCGCCTCGGGCGGCTGGGCCCTCCCCCGGGCCAAGAGCCCAAGACCTCAAGCGGAAGCAGCGTCGTCGCGCTCGAGGTGCCGGAGGGCGCCACGGCCTGCTGGGCCCTCCCCCCGGCCAAGACCTCAAGCGGAAGCTGCGTCGTCGCGCTCGGCGTGCCGGAGGGCGCCACGGCCTGCTGGGGCCTCCTGCCCGTCAACGCCACCGACAGCTCGCGCGGAATCACGCTCGTCGCACTCGCGGTGCCGGCGGGCGCCATGGATCTCATCCCGTCCAAGACGATGGACGCGTCGCGCGGGAGCGGCGTCGTCACGGTCGCGGTGCCTGAGGGCGCCAAGGTCCTCCTGCACGCCAACACCACCAACCGAGACAGCTCGCGCGTGATCAGCCTCGTTGAGCTCGCGGTACCAGAGGGCACCATGGATCTCCCGTGCAAGACCATGAGGCGTCGCGCGGGAACGGCCTCGTCGCGGTCGCCGTGCCGGAGGGCGCTACGGGTGGCTGGGGGTTCCTCCAAGCCAGCACAACCAAGGGCTCGCCCGGGAGCGGCCTCTTGGCGCTCGCGTTGCCTGTGGGCGCCACGGGCGGCTGGAGCCTTCTCCAGGCCAACACCACCGAGATGTCGCGTGGGGACGTGCTGA